A portion of the Luteolibacter sp. Y139 genome contains these proteins:
- a CDS encoding transglycosylase domain-containing protein: MATSEKNNRKKPGKRRFYKRKRFWGFFLLFCLLVGGLGLVGAERFTRPYREHADTFDLARINDLEIPSLILDRNGKEIGRVFVQNRSVIPITQVPQIFIDALRAGEDQRFETHDGVDYIGIVRAVWLNYKAGETTQGASTITQQLARNAYDLEAERKAKNQSGYERKLVEAFLARRIEKRYQKKEILEFYLNRIYFGSGFYGIRSASLGYFGKEPKDLDALESSAIVGCIKNPSNLSPLNNPAANQTSRNLVLGRMVDIGALRSSEAAKLRVTPLKLNPKPLQRGTTHLYERVADEIRRVLGEDALAAGGFRIHTSIDGEVQRALEQSLQKSLDKAEQHQGYANQKRSQYKKSSGAPPEYLQGAGLMIDHQTGEVLAYVGGRSYEDAPYDVIEMGRRPLGTAFLPFLYAAGLEQGMGPASLVDDEQMDNRSVMVGGREGVLGEWGMETAKPRYEGKITVRRALETSKIAAAVRFAGMAGLENVRKCVARFGLPMKDAELLPRMAVGWEAASLKEAVRGISAFARGGATAPTQFTIVDRIDNATGKSVYQREIHAPTRLEATDDATAFMVHSMMRGGMERGNVAGLAERMVEKPFTGAGKTGTTHDFSDNWFLGYNGRVSCGVWAGFLQPGKTIYEGAFSKDIAMPVWEDAMNAAAANYGGKVISQPDSVVQAEICRVSGQRATPYCYDTYTDAATGATLTGPSRITEFFRKGSENLPFCPLHSGAAVTDPGAASGKNLIPTAWIDTTPVRSKAPVLLGEDPYYTEQVVLDSSAQPTPRNRTNVLDSFDLGDGEAKIKLPWPDRLKISPE; the protein is encoded by the coding sequence ATGGCCACCAGCGAAAAAAACAATCGGAAGAAGCCGGGTAAGCGGCGCTTCTACAAGCGCAAACGCTTCTGGGGCTTCTTCCTGCTCTTCTGTCTGCTTGTCGGCGGCCTCGGACTGGTGGGCGCGGAGCGCTTCACCCGGCCGTATCGCGAGCATGCGGATACCTTCGATCTGGCCCGCATCAATGACCTGGAAATCCCGAGCCTGATCCTGGACCGGAATGGCAAGGAGATCGGCCGTGTCTTCGTCCAGAACCGCAGCGTGATCCCGATCACGCAGGTGCCGCAGATTTTCATCGATGCGCTGCGCGCGGGTGAGGACCAGCGCTTCGAGACGCACGATGGGGTGGACTACATCGGCATCGTCCGCGCGGTGTGGCTGAACTACAAGGCCGGCGAGACGACGCAGGGGGCGAGCACGATCACCCAGCAGCTGGCGCGGAATGCGTATGACCTGGAGGCCGAGCGCAAGGCGAAGAACCAGTCCGGCTATGAGCGCAAGCTGGTGGAGGCCTTCCTGGCCCGCCGGATCGAGAAGCGCTACCAGAAGAAGGAGATCCTGGAGTTCTACCTGAACCGCATCTATTTCGGCAGTGGCTTCTACGGGATCCGTTCGGCATCGCTCGGCTATTTCGGCAAGGAGCCGAAGGATCTGGATGCGCTGGAGAGCTCGGCGATCGTCGGGTGCATCAAGAATCCGAGCAATCTTTCCCCGCTCAACAATCCGGCGGCGAACCAGACTTCGCGCAACCTGGTGCTGGGTCGGATGGTCGACATCGGCGCCCTGCGTAGCAGCGAGGCCGCGAAGCTGCGGGTGACGCCGCTGAAGCTGAATCCGAAGCCGCTGCAACGTGGCACGACCCACCTCTACGAACGCGTGGCGGATGAGATCCGTCGGGTGCTGGGTGAGGATGCGCTGGCGGCCGGAGGCTTCCGCATTCACACGTCGATCGATGGCGAGGTGCAGCGGGCACTGGAGCAGAGCCTGCAGAAGAGCCTGGACAAGGCGGAGCAGCATCAGGGCTACGCGAACCAGAAGCGCTCGCAGTACAAGAAGTCGTCCGGCGCGCCGCCGGAGTATCTGCAGGGCGCGGGCCTGATGATCGATCACCAGACGGGTGAGGTTCTCGCCTATGTCGGCGGACGCAGCTATGAGGATGCGCCGTATGATGTGATCGAAATGGGCCGCCGTCCGCTTGGCACGGCCTTCCTGCCCTTCCTCTATGCCGCGGGTCTGGAGCAGGGGATGGGTCCGGCGTCGCTGGTGGATGACGAGCAGATGGACAATCGCTCGGTGATGGTCGGCGGGCGCGAAGGGGTGCTTGGGGAATGGGGCATGGAGACCGCGAAGCCGCGCTACGAGGGCAAGATCACGGTGCGCCGCGCGCTGGAGACGTCGAAGATCGCCGCGGCCGTCCGTTTCGCCGGTATGGCCGGGCTTGAGAATGTCCGGAAGTGTGTGGCTCGCTTCGGCTTGCCGATGAAGGACGCGGAGCTGCTGCCGCGCATGGCGGTGGGCTGGGAAGCTGCGTCGCTGAAGGAAGCGGTGCGCGGGATTTCCGCCTTCGCCCGCGGTGGCGCGACCGCACCGACGCAGTTCACGATCGTGGATCGCATCGACAACGCCACCGGCAAGTCGGTCTATCAGCGGGAGATTCACGCGCCGACCCGCCTGGAAGCCACCGACGATGCGACCGCTTTCATGGTGCACAGCATGATGCGCGGTGGGATGGAGCGGGGGAATGTGGCGGGACTCGCCGAACGGATGGTAGAGAAGCCCTTCACCGGTGCGGGCAAGACCGGCACGACGCATGATTTCTCCGACAACTGGTTTCTCGGCTACAATGGCCGCGTGAGCTGCGGCGTGTGGGCTGGCTTCCTGCAGCCCGGCAAGACGATCTACGAGGGCGCCTTCTCGAAGGACATCGCGATGCCGGTGTGGGAGGATGCGATGAATGCGGCTGCGGCGAACTATGGCGGCAAGGTCATTTCCCAGCCGGACTCGGTGGTGCAGGCGGAAATCTGCCGCGTCTCCGGCCAGCGCGCGACGCCGTATTGCTACGATACCTATACCGATGCCGCGACCGGGGCGACGCTGACCGGGCCCTCGAGGATAACGGAATTTTTCCGCAAGGGCAGCGAGAACCTGCCCTTCTGCCCACTGCACTCGGGTGCCGCGGTGACCGATCCTGGAGCGGCTTCCGGGAAGAATCTCATCCCTACCGCCTGGATCGATACCACGCCGGTGCGCTCGAAGGCACCGGTGCTGCTGGGAGAAGATCCCTACTACACCGAACAAGTGGTGCTGGATAGCTCGGCGCAGCCCACTCCGCGCAACCGGACGAATGTGCTGGATAGCTTCGACCTCGGTGACGGCGAGGCGAAGATAAAGCTGCCGTGGCCGGACCGGCTGAAGATTTCGCCGGAGTAG
- a CDS encoding bleomycin resistance protein, with translation MEKNIMIKTAIPVLSVSDSGRAVDYYCRVLGFEKMFAYPPDGAKPEPRYIGLARDGVWLHLHSYKPERAGMTDAFLWVADVDQLHDEVSARGADVQLPPTDQTWGNRELIIRDPDGNVLVFATDPKVVRG, from the coding sequence GTGGAAAAGAACATCATGATCAAGACCGCGATCCCCGTGCTTTCCGTTTCCGATTCTGGAAGGGCTGTGGACTACTACTGTCGGGTCCTGGGCTTTGAGAAGATGTTCGCCTATCCGCCGGATGGGGCGAAGCCCGAGCCGCGATACATCGGCCTCGCGCGGGATGGGGTGTGGCTGCACTTGCATTCCTACAAGCCGGAGCGCGCGGGGATGACGGATGCGTTTCTTTGGGTGGCCGACGTGGACCAATTGCATGACGAGGTGTCTGCGAGAGGCGCGGATGTGCAATTGCCTCCGACCGATCAGACGTGGGGAAACCGTGAGCTTATCATTCGCGATCCGGATGGGAACGTGCTGGTGTTTGCCACGGATCCGAAGGTGGTGCGGGGTTGA
- a CDS encoding GNAT family N-acetyltransferase, which yields MALHADGVALHFSRVVVPLDRRQAPYYHFRILAGTRDVGHINLRIGESEHVLRVVGHVGYGIHKRYRGRHYALLACRALAPFARTITSEVIVTCDPANHASRRTIEQLVGGKHGEEVAVPRSDPHYRRGARTKLRFRWVP from the coding sequence ATGGCCCTGCACGCAGACGGCGTGGCCCTCCACTTCTCCAGGGTGGTGGTCCCCTTGGACCGCCGTCAGGCGCCCTACTATCACTTCCGCATCCTCGCCGGCACTCGTGACGTGGGACACATCAACCTGCGCATTGGAGAAAGCGAGCACGTGCTCCGGGTAGTCGGCCACGTGGGCTACGGCATCCACAAGCGCTATCGAGGAAGACACTACGCACTCCTCGCCTGCCGCGCGCTGGCTCCATTTGCCCGGACCATCACCTCCGAAGTGATTGTCACCTGTGACCCCGCCAATCACGCATCACGGCGCACCATTGAGCAGCTCGTGGGAGGCAAACACGGAGAGGAGGTGGCGGTCCCTCGTTCCGATCCTCACTACCGGCGCGGTGCCCGGACCAAGCTACGATTTCGATGGGTGCCGTGA
- a CDS encoding TetR/AcrR family transcriptional regulator, with protein sequence MKPKARTRRSEALSKERIVEAAIEILDTDGEETLTFRNLTAHLSTGSGAIYWHVADKHELLAAATDHVIARVMAEVVKEADPQGAIRTLAMGVFDAIDAHPWVGTQLSRNPWQHAVLRILEGVGGRIQALGVPGQDQFNVATALMSFILGIAGQYAASARFASSNTTRTEHLGAVAAKWEQLDPAEYPFVHQVAKILPEHDDRDQFLAGINLILAGIKSAL encoded by the coding sequence ATGAAACCCAAGGCTCGCACCCGGCGGTCGGAAGCTCTCTCGAAGGAGAGGATCGTGGAGGCAGCAATCGAGATCCTCGACACGGACGGCGAGGAGACCCTGACCTTCCGCAACCTTACCGCCCACCTGTCCACCGGCAGTGGCGCGATCTATTGGCATGTCGCCGATAAACACGAATTGCTCGCTGCGGCCACGGACCATGTCATCGCCCGCGTGATGGCGGAGGTGGTGAAAGAGGCAGACCCCCAAGGGGCCATCCGCACCCTCGCGATGGGAGTCTTCGATGCCATCGATGCCCATCCTTGGGTAGGGACGCAACTCTCCCGGAACCCGTGGCAGCATGCGGTCCTGAGAATTCTGGAAGGCGTCGGAGGCCGGATTCAGGCGCTTGGAGTTCCCGGGCAAGATCAGTTCAATGTGGCCACTGCGCTCATGAGCTTCATTCTCGGCATCGCCGGACAATACGCCGCGAGCGCGCGCTTCGCCTCCAGCAACACCACTCGAACGGAGCATCTCGGAGCAGTCGCTGCAAAATGGGAGCAACTCGACCCGGCAGAGTATCCGTTCGTACACCAGGTGGCGAAAATCCTGCCGGAGCACGATGACCGCGACCAATTCCTTGCCGGCATCAACCTCATCCTCGCCGGCATCAAAAGCGCCCTCTAG
- a CDS encoding FAD-dependent monooxygenase: MIYDVVIAGAGPVGLFLSCELRLANLSVLLVEQAEDPASPLKRMPFGMRGLSVPSLEGFYRRGLLDGIEAQRVDGGSGGKSAPAAAHWMEQQRRPAGHFAGIQFYHDRIDSSQWQYHLPSPAGTGMAITMESLEAVLVARARAMGVEIRYGFGVEDFDLLDDGVSVRAGGETFRARWLVGCDGGRSMVRKVGGFKFVGTDAEFTGYSVEVEISDPDKLRTGRHYTPTGVYTYAKPGTIAMVDFDGGAFHRTQPITLEHVQSVLRHVSGTDVTLTALRLATTWTDRAYQATSYHKGRVLLAGDAAHIHSPLGGQGLNLGLGDAMNLGWKLAATIRGEAPADLLDTYGQERHPVGAQVLDWSRAQVALMRPTRSARALEAIIRDLIDTSDGATYFAGRVWGVSLRYDLGSSHPLVGRSVPDFELSDGTRTGELLRSGRSLLLDFDARPQLEVFTSGWGKRMEYLANGAKDRLGLSAVLVRPDGIVAWACEDTPDLSEAAKAAARWLGEPAQESGSMAAC, from the coding sequence ATGATCTACGATGTGGTAATTGCGGGGGCCGGCCCTGTGGGCTTGTTCCTGTCGTGTGAGCTGCGGCTCGCGAATCTGTCGGTGCTGCTTGTGGAGCAGGCGGAGGATCCCGCTTCTCCCTTGAAGCGGATGCCGTTCGGGATGCGAGGGCTTTCGGTGCCGAGCTTGGAAGGCTTCTACCGCCGTGGCTTGCTCGACGGGATCGAGGCTCAACGTGTAGACGGTGGCTCAGGTGGCAAGAGTGCTCCGGCCGCCGCGCATTGGATGGAGCAGCAGCGTCGTCCAGCTGGCCATTTCGCTGGCATCCAATTCTATCATGACCGCATCGACAGCTCTCAGTGGCAATATCATTTGCCGAGCCCGGCGGGGACCGGCATGGCGATTACCATGGAGTCGCTCGAAGCGGTCCTTGTTGCCCGGGCAAGGGCGATGGGGGTTGAGATCCGATACGGGTTCGGCGTCGAGGATTTCGATTTGTTAGATGATGGTGTGAGCGTCCGTGCGGGTGGTGAGACGTTTCGCGCGCGCTGGCTCGTCGGGTGTGATGGCGGGCGGAGCATGGTCCGCAAGGTGGGGGGCTTTAAGTTCGTGGGCACCGATGCGGAGTTCACTGGCTATTCGGTGGAAGTGGAGATCTCCGATCCGGACAAGCTCCGCACGGGAAGGCATTACACGCCGACGGGGGTGTATACCTATGCCAAGCCCGGAACGATCGCGATGGTCGACTTTGACGGCGGTGCCTTCCATCGAACCCAGCCGATCACCCTTGAGCATGTGCAGTCGGTCTTGCGCCATGTTTCCGGCACGGACGTCACATTGACCGCGCTTCGGCTCGCCACCACGTGGACTGACCGTGCCTACCAAGCGACGTCTTATCACAAGGGGCGAGTATTGCTCGCGGGAGACGCCGCGCACATCCATTCCCCCTTGGGCGGCCAAGGGCTGAATCTGGGGCTTGGGGATGCGATGAACCTGGGATGGAAGTTGGCGGCCACGATTCGAGGCGAGGCGCCGGCGGACTTGTTAGACACGTATGGGCAGGAGAGGCATCCGGTGGGGGCGCAGGTTCTGGATTGGTCGCGCGCGCAGGTGGCGCTGATGCGGCCGACCCGTAGCGCACGCGCGCTTGAAGCCATCATTCGGGATCTCATCGATACGAGCGATGGAGCGACCTACTTTGCCGGGCGGGTGTGGGGTGTTTCCCTTCGCTACGATCTGGGCAGTAGTCATCCGCTGGTGGGGCGTAGCGTTCCGGATTTCGAGTTGAGCGACGGGACGCGGACCGGGGAATTGCTCAGGAGCGGCAGGAGCCTGCTTCTGGATTTTGATGCGCGTCCGCAACTCGAGGTATTCACAAGCGGCTGGGGCAAGCGGATGGAGTATCTCGCCAATGGAGCCAAGGACAGGCTGGGATTGAGTGCGGTCCTTGTTCGCCCTGACGGCATCGTGGCTTGGGCCTGTGAGGATACGCCTGATCTTAGTGAGGCTGCCAAGGCGGCGGCGCGATGGCTGGGTGAGCCCGCCCAAGAAAGCGGGTCGATGGCGGCTTGCTGA
- a CDS encoding DUF3592 domain-containing protein, with the protein MPQRSIGSRIYLSLIGLMLALAGGVFTWLMWRSFERARAEDHWPQVPCVILRSDVETRQIDPNSQPEYRFGLLYGYQWEGAPKESELLKLRGSPWVSKEAAVKIFIERYPEGSQQKCRVNPEKPEIAVLEPESKAPGYSLWFPLLFVVGGIGIVVGAWRR; encoded by the coding sequence ATGCCGCAGCGCTCCATTGGTTCCCGGATTTACCTCTCGCTCATCGGGCTGATGCTGGCGCTGGCCGGTGGGGTCTTCACCTGGCTGATGTGGCGGAGCTTCGAGCGGGCGCGCGCGGAGGACCATTGGCCGCAGGTGCCGTGCGTGATCCTGCGCTCGGATGTCGAGACGCGGCAGATCGATCCGAATAGCCAGCCGGAGTATCGCTTCGGCCTGCTTTACGGCTACCAGTGGGAAGGCGCGCCGAAGGAGAGCGAGCTGCTGAAGCTCCGTGGCAGCCCGTGGGTCAGCAAGGAGGCGGCGGTGAAGATTTTCATCGAGCGGTATCCGGAAGGTTCGCAGCAGAAGTGCCGGGTGAATCCGGAGAAGCCGGAGATCGCGGTGCTGGAGCCGGAATCGAAGGCACCGGGGTATTCGCTGTGGTTTCCGTTGCTGTTCGTGGTCGGGGGGATCGGGATTGTGGTGGGGGCTTGGCGGAGGTGA
- a CDS encoding right-handed parallel beta-helix repeat-containing protein, whose translation MRFLLPLLLASAAHAATWYVAPDGDDKARGDKPHPFATVQKGQAAAAPGDTVILRGGTYAMKDSMIAHRERIWAYVTFLDKSGKPGKPITYRAETGEKPVFDLSAIKPPGIRVHAFEVEGSYLVLDGIAVTGVQVTATQHTQSICFSNTGSNNRYERLQMHDGMGIGFYLSGGSNNLVVDCDAWNNYDPVSEGGRGGNVDGFGCHPKRGDTGNVFRGCRAWLNSDDGFDCISAWESIRFENCWSLQNGKSPEGKSLGDGNGFKIGGFGLEAVRGLPREIPRHTVIRCVAASNKSSGFYANHHPGGSDWTHNSAFGNRANFNFLGRDFTEDRDIPGKDHNIRNNLSFGSRNELSQINREACQLAGNIFGEGLTEKDFVSLDVKLLTAPRQPDGSLPETDFMKPKPKGKMVDAGEKGSEPFTGRAPDAGAFELGDDRRAAEIPRDGKRVIR comes from the coding sequence ATGAGATTTTTGCTTCCACTGCTCCTCGCTTCCGCCGCCCACGCCGCGACCTGGTATGTCGCGCCCGATGGCGACGACAAGGCCCGCGGCGACAAGCCGCACCCCTTCGCCACCGTCCAAAAAGGCCAAGCCGCCGCCGCTCCCGGCGACACCGTCATCCTCCGCGGCGGGACCTATGCGATGAAGGACTCCATGATCGCCCACCGCGAGCGGATCTGGGCCTACGTCACCTTCCTCGACAAAAGCGGCAAGCCCGGCAAGCCGATCACCTACCGCGCCGAGACCGGCGAGAAGCCCGTCTTCGACCTCTCCGCGATCAAGCCACCCGGCATTCGCGTGCACGCCTTCGAGGTGGAGGGCTCCTACCTCGTGCTCGATGGCATTGCGGTCACCGGCGTTCAGGTCACCGCCACCCAGCACACCCAGTCGATCTGTTTTTCCAATACCGGCAGCAACAACCGCTACGAGCGCCTCCAGATGCACGATGGCATGGGCATCGGCTTCTACCTCTCCGGCGGCTCTAACAACCTCGTGGTCGATTGCGACGCCTGGAACAACTACGACCCTGTCTCCGAGGGCGGACGCGGCGGAAACGTCGATGGCTTCGGCTGCCACCCGAAGCGCGGCGACACCGGGAATGTCTTTCGCGGCTGCCGCGCGTGGCTGAACTCGGACGATGGCTTCGACTGCATCTCGGCATGGGAAAGCATCCGCTTCGAGAACTGCTGGTCGCTTCAGAATGGCAAGTCACCCGAAGGCAAGAGCCTCGGCGATGGCAATGGCTTCAAGATCGGCGGCTTCGGCCTGGAAGCCGTCCGCGGCCTCCCGCGCGAAATCCCGCGCCACACGGTGATCCGCTGCGTAGCCGCATCTAACAAGTCCAGCGGCTTCTACGCGAATCACCATCCCGGCGGCAGCGATTGGACGCACAACAGCGCCTTCGGAAACCGCGCGAACTTCAACTTCCTCGGCCGAGACTTCACCGAGGACCGCGACATTCCCGGCAAGGACCACAACATCCGCAACAACCTCAGCTTCGGCAGCCGCAATGAGCTGTCCCAGATCAATCGCGAGGCCTGCCAGCTCGCCGGAAACATCTTCGGCGAAGGACTCACCGAAAAGGACTTCGTTTCACTCGACGTGAAGCTGCTCACGGCACCGCGCCAGCCGGATGGCTCGCTACCGGAGACCGATTTCATGAAGCCCAAGCCAAAGGGCAAGATGGTCGACGCCGGAGAAAAGGGCAGCGAGCCCTTCACCGGTCGTGCCCCGGACGCCGGAGCCTTCGAACTCGGCGACGACCGCCGCGCCGCGGAGATCCCACGGGACGGCAAACGGGTGATCCGGTGA
- a CDS encoding S41 family peptidase — MLFPRALVYVALIASAHGATGFFRTPAIHGETVVFTAEGDLWRVPVTGGSAQRLTSHPGLESFPTISRDGKWVAFSAEYEGTGEAYVMPLAGGLPKRLTWDGENARPVGWTADGKVLVTTRGYSTLPNDQLVAIDPASGEETLLPLAQASDGDFDDVGKRLVFTRLPFQGSSTKRYQGGTVQNLWRYDEGAAEAVPLTGDFKGTSKRPMWDKDRLYFLSDRSGTMNLWTMTADGKDVKALTHHDDFDIRYADFHEGRIVYQYAGTLRVFTPGDGKDAEIPVTLTSDFDQTRDRWVKKPFDYLTRFSVSPDGEKIVLTARGSIFVAPVKPGGRLVEIPRPANVRFREASFLPDGKSLVAQTDETGEIEMTKLPANGIGAPESLTQDGNVFRFPPLCSPDGKRLAWHDKNLELWVRDLTTKQSVKVSTSQMHGFSDLAWSPDGQWLAFVEPALNTFSRIHLYHVTDGSIIEATSDRVMSWSPAWSPDGKWLYFLSDRELKSLVKSPWGPRQPEPYFSESTRIYALGLTKEGRFPFNPPDELANEPKEEKKDEKKDDKPAAVPAVAIDPDGLAARLYEVPGVSGNLSDLAATAKHLFYHAQGTGNENKGRLMRLDISHEEAKPKLFAEETKGWELSYDGKWMALRKGDAFYVVASAGDCPAKLEKEVPLDHWSFEIEPKEEWRQIYQESWRMLRDFFWDPKMHGLDWVAVRKKYEPLVDRVADRSDLAEILHEMSGELSALHIFVRFGDEREGPEKVQPSALGAKLSRDAASGGWRVDHIYATEPEYPGESSPLAKPGVAVKEGEVIVAINGRELKGAEHPQEWLAQKAGQPVLLDILSPGGLRRNVLVKPLSPDDAAELRYAEWEYTRRMETERLGQGKIGYVHLRNMGAESILEWARNFYPIFDRQGLVIDMRHNRGGNTDSWILGRLLRKAWFHWAPRTGQPYSNMQYAFRGHLAVICNEFTASDGEAFSEGFRRLGLGKVFGTRTWGGQIWLNAQRWLIDNGMCSAAEIGVYSPEGQWLIEGTGIEPDVTVDNLPHATFGGADSQLEAAVKHLQELIEKDPRPVPQPPPRPDMTK, encoded by the coding sequence ATGCTGTTCCCCCGTGCGCTTGTTTACGTCGCCCTGATCGCCTCCGCCCACGGCGCGACGGGCTTTTTCCGGACCCCGGCCATTCATGGCGAGACGGTCGTTTTCACCGCCGAGGGCGACCTGTGGAGGGTCCCGGTGACCGGCGGCTCGGCCCAGCGGCTGACTTCCCATCCGGGCCTCGAGTCCTTCCCGACGATCTCGCGGGATGGGAAATGGGTCGCCTTTTCCGCCGAGTATGAGGGAACGGGCGAGGCCTATGTGATGCCGCTCGCCGGGGGACTGCCGAAGCGGCTCACCTGGGACGGCGAGAATGCGCGCCCGGTCGGCTGGACGGCTGACGGGAAGGTGCTGGTGACCACCCGGGGCTACTCGACGCTGCCGAATGACCAGCTGGTGGCGATCGATCCCGCGAGTGGGGAGGAAACCCTGCTGCCGCTGGCGCAGGCGAGCGATGGCGATTTCGACGATGTCGGCAAGCGCCTGGTCTTCACCCGGCTGCCGTTCCAAGGGAGCAGCACCAAGCGCTACCAGGGCGGGACGGTGCAGAACCTGTGGCGCTATGATGAGGGGGCTGCAGAGGCGGTGCCTCTAACAGGTGATTTCAAGGGCACCTCGAAGCGGCCGATGTGGGACAAGGACCGCCTTTATTTCCTGAGCGACCGCAGCGGGACGATGAACCTGTGGACGATGACGGCGGACGGGAAGGACGTGAAGGCGCTGACCCATCACGATGACTTCGACATCCGCTACGCGGATTTCCACGAGGGGCGGATCGTCTATCAATACGCGGGGACGCTGCGAGTGTTCACGCCGGGCGATGGCAAGGACGCGGAGATCCCGGTGACGTTGACGTCGGACTTTGATCAGACGCGCGACCGCTGGGTGAAGAAGCCCTTCGACTACCTGACGCGCTTCAGCGTTTCGCCGGATGGAGAAAAGATCGTGCTGACGGCGCGGGGCAGCATTTTCGTGGCGCCGGTGAAGCCGGGTGGGCGGCTGGTGGAAATCCCGCGCCCGGCGAATGTGCGTTTCCGCGAGGCGAGCTTCCTGCCAGATGGCAAGTCGCTGGTGGCGCAGACCGATGAGACCGGCGAGATCGAGATGACGAAGCTGCCGGCCAATGGCATCGGCGCGCCGGAATCGCTGACGCAGGATGGCAATGTTTTCCGGTTTCCTCCGCTGTGCTCACCGGATGGCAAGAGGCTCGCCTGGCACGACAAGAATCTGGAGCTGTGGGTGCGTGATCTAACGACGAAGCAATCGGTGAAGGTGAGCACTTCGCAGATGCACGGCTTTTCCGATCTCGCGTGGTCGCCGGATGGCCAATGGCTGGCCTTCGTGGAGCCGGCGCTGAACACCTTCAGCCGCATCCACCTCTATCACGTGACGGATGGCAGTATCATCGAGGCCACGAGCGACCGGGTGATGAGCTGGTCGCCCGCGTGGTCGCCGGACGGGAAGTGGCTGTATTTCCTCAGTGATCGCGAGCTGAAGTCGCTGGTGAAGAGTCCGTGGGGGCCACGCCAGCCGGAGCCGTATTTCTCCGAGAGCACGCGCATCTATGCGCTGGGTCTAACAAAGGAGGGCCGCTTTCCCTTCAATCCTCCGGATGAGCTCGCGAACGAGCCGAAGGAGGAAAAGAAAGATGAGAAGAAGGACGACAAGCCGGCGGCGGTGCCGGCCGTGGCGATCGATCCGGATGGGCTCGCCGCACGCCTTTATGAGGTGCCGGGTGTTTCCGGGAATCTCTCGGACCTGGCGGCGACGGCGAAGCATCTATTCTACCACGCGCAGGGGACCGGCAATGAGAACAAGGGACGCCTAATGCGCCTGGACATTTCGCATGAGGAGGCGAAGCCGAAGCTCTTCGCCGAAGAGACCAAGGGGTGGGAACTTTCCTACGATGGCAAGTGGATGGCGTTGCGGAAGGGCGATGCGTTTTACGTGGTCGCGTCTGCAGGGGACTGCCCGGCGAAGCTGGAGAAGGAAGTGCCGCTGGATCACTGGAGCTTCGAGATCGAGCCGAAGGAAGAGTGGCGGCAGATCTATCAGGAGTCCTGGCGGATGCTGCGGGACTTCTTCTGGGATCCGAAGATGCACGGGCTCGATTGGGTGGCGGTGCGGAAGAAGTACGAGCCGCTGGTGGACCGCGTGGCGGATCGCTCGGATCTCGCGGAGATCCTCCATGAGATGTCGGGCGAGCTGAGTGCGCTGCACATTTTCGTGCGCTTCGGCGACGAGCGCGAGGGGCCGGAGAAGGTCCAGCCCTCGGCGCTGGGCGCGAAGCTTTCCCGCGATGCTGCAAGCGGTGGCTGGCGAGTGGATCACATCTACGCCACCGAGCCCGAGTATCCGGGTGAGAGCAGCCCGCTGGCGAAGCCGGGCGTGGCCGTGAAGGAGGGTGAGGTGATCGTGGCGATCAATGGCCGCGAATTGAAAGGAGCGGAGCACCCGCAGGAATGGCTCGCGCAGAAGGCAGGGCAGCCGGTGCTGTTAGACATTCTCTCGCCCGGCGGTCTGCGTCGCAATGTGCTGGTGAAGCCGCTTTCGCCGGACGATGCCGCAGAGCTGCGCTATGCGGAGTGGGAATACACGCGCCGCATGGAGACGGAGCGGCTGGGGCAGGGGAAGATCGGCTACGTGCACCTGCGGAACATGGGAGCGGAGAGCATCCTGGAGTGGGCGCGCAATTTCTATCCGATCTTCGACCGTCAGGGCCTGGTCATCGACATGCGCCACAACCGCGGCGGCAATACCGACTCGTGGATCCTGGGCCGCTTGCTGCGGAAAGCGTGGTTCCACTGGGCACCGCGAACCGGTCAGCCGTATTCGAACATGCAGTACGCTTTCCGCGGTCATTTGGCCGTGATCTGCAACGAGTTCACCGCCAGCGATGGCGAGGCGTTTTCCGAGGGCTTCCGCCGGCTCGGCCTCGGGAAGGTTTTCGGGACCCGCACTTGGGGCGGGCAGATTTGGCTGAATGCGCAGCGTTGGTTGATCGACAACGGCATGTGCAGCGCTGCGGAGATCGGGGTGTATAGCCCCGAGGGCCAGTGGTTGATCGAGGGCACCGGGATCGAGCCCGATGTGACCGTGGACAACCTGCCGCATGCCACCTTTGGGGGTGCCGATTCGCAGCTGGAAGCGGCGGTAAAACACCTTCAGGAGCTCATTGAAAAGGATCCTCGGCCGGTGCCGCAGCCTCCTCCGCGGCCGGACATGACGAAGTGA